In Arthrobacter sp. StoSoilB5, one genomic interval encodes:
- a CDS encoding FdhF/YdeP family oxidoreductase codes for MASKAPRENIDESKLTVTKPKTKAVGIPAVANALKISLEQMGPVRSVQTLLAVNQIDGFDCMGCAWPEHEKRNAAEFCENGAKAVAEEATRRRVTPEFFAQHSVADLKTRDDYWLGQQGRLTHPMFLDEGATHYKPIEWDAAYDLMAGELRGMDHPDQAVFYTSGRTSNEAAFVYQLLVRGLGTNNLPDCSNMCHESSGSALVETIGIGKGSVSLTDLETASLIFVAGQNPGTNHPRMLSALEKAKKNGAIIVSVNPLPEAGLLHFENPQHVSGMVVGTQLTDDFLQIRAGGDQALFQGLGKYLLEAETAGRKTPGLDTVLDHGFINDHTVGIDEYLRFLEKVAWEDIVEATGLTLEQIHATGERLLASNATIVCWAMGLTQHKHSVPTLRDVVNVLLLQGNIGKPGAGVCPVRGHSNVQGDRTMGIFEKMPEKFHDRLDHEFGFLSPREHGYDTVAAIRAMRDGKVRFFMGMGGNFVRAAPDSEVTEQALANTNLSVQISTKLNHSHLSTGRRALILPTLGRTEKDTQLTGDQRVTVEDSMSAVHASRGRLKPASDYLHSEVAIVCNLAYRLFTDGHSRLPNTPNAAWLAMRDDYSLIRKHIEAVFDGFENFEERIQHPGGFVLPHPPRDARKFDTPSGKAHFTGNELEFIKTPPGRLVLQTLRSHDQYNTTIYGKDDRYRGIHGGRRVVLINEADITELGFADGEMVHLVSEFQGTERRAEHFRIVSYSTPKGCAAAYYPETNVLVPLDSVADTSGTPTSKSVIVRLERA; via the coding sequence ATGGCTTCCAAAGCCCCCCGTGAAAACATCGACGAGTCGAAGCTGACCGTCACCAAACCCAAGACAAAGGCTGTCGGCATTCCTGCTGTTGCCAACGCCCTGAAGATTTCGCTGGAACAAATGGGTCCGGTTCGGAGCGTGCAGACGCTGCTGGCAGTGAACCAGATCGATGGCTTCGACTGCATGGGCTGCGCCTGGCCCGAGCATGAAAAGCGAAATGCCGCGGAGTTTTGCGAGAACGGCGCCAAGGCTGTTGCCGAGGAAGCCACCCGACGCCGGGTCACGCCGGAGTTTTTCGCCCAGCACTCCGTCGCTGACCTGAAGACCCGAGATGACTACTGGCTGGGCCAGCAAGGCCGGCTGACCCACCCGATGTTCCTCGATGAAGGCGCCACCCACTACAAGCCGATTGAGTGGGACGCCGCTTACGACCTCATGGCCGGGGAACTCCGGGGCATGGACCACCCGGATCAAGCTGTCTTCTACACATCCGGCCGTACCTCGAACGAGGCAGCCTTCGTTTACCAGCTCCTGGTGCGGGGCCTGGGCACGAACAACCTCCCGGACTGTTCCAACATGTGCCACGAATCCTCCGGCTCCGCGCTGGTGGAAACCATCGGCATCGGCAAGGGTTCAGTCAGCCTGACGGACTTGGAGACGGCGTCGCTGATCTTCGTGGCAGGCCAAAACCCGGGCACCAACCACCCGCGCATGCTCAGCGCCTTGGAGAAGGCAAAGAAGAACGGTGCGATCATCGTGTCCGTCAATCCCCTTCCCGAAGCCGGACTCCTGCACTTTGAAAATCCTCAGCATGTATCCGGCATGGTGGTGGGCACGCAGCTGACGGATGATTTCCTGCAAATCCGCGCCGGCGGCGATCAGGCCCTCTTCCAGGGCCTGGGCAAATATCTCCTTGAGGCTGAAACCGCGGGCCGCAAGACCCCTGGCCTGGACACCGTGCTCGACCATGGGTTCATCAATGACCACACGGTTGGCATCGATGAATACCTGCGATTCCTCGAAAAGGTGGCGTGGGAGGACATTGTTGAAGCCACAGGCCTCACCCTGGAGCAGATCCATGCCACAGGTGAACGGCTTTTGGCTTCGAATGCCACGATCGTCTGCTGGGCCATGGGGCTGACGCAGCATAAGCATTCGGTTCCCACGCTCCGGGACGTGGTCAACGTCCTGCTGCTCCAAGGCAACATCGGCAAGCCCGGCGCCGGCGTTTGCCCGGTGCGCGGACACTCGAACGTCCAAGGTGACCGCACCATGGGCATCTTCGAGAAGATGCCGGAGAAATTCCACGACCGCTTGGACCATGAATTCGGGTTCCTGTCACCACGCGAGCATGGCTACGACACCGTTGCCGCCATCCGCGCCATGCGGGACGGGAAGGTTCGCTTCTTCATGGGAATGGGTGGCAACTTTGTTCGCGCCGCCCCTGACTCGGAGGTCACCGAGCAAGCACTGGCCAACACAAACCTGAGCGTCCAGATCTCCACCAAACTCAACCACTCGCACCTTTCCACGGGACGGCGGGCGCTGATTCTGCCTACTTTGGGACGGACCGAGAAAGACACCCAGCTGACGGGAGACCAGAGGGTCACTGTGGAAGACTCCATGAGCGCGGTCCACGCCTCGCGGGGCCGCCTCAAACCCGCAAGCGATTACCTCCACTCCGAGGTAGCCATCGTCTGCAACCTCGCCTACCGGCTCTTTACGGACGGACACAGCCGTTTGCCGAATACGCCGAATGCGGCGTGGCTTGCAATGCGGGATGACTACTCGCTGATCCGGAAACACATCGAGGCCGTCTTCGATGGCTTCGAGAACTTCGAGGAGCGGATCCAGCACCCCGGCGGCTTCGTGCTGCCCCACCCTCCGCGGGATGCCAGGAAGTTCGATACGCCATCCGGCAAGGCGCACTTCACGGGCAACGAGCTGGAATTCATCAAGACTCCGCCCGGCCGCCTGGTCCTGCAGACGCTCCGTTCGCATGACCAGTACAACACCACCATCTACGGCAAGGACGATCGCTACCGCGGCATCCACGGCGGCCGGCGGGTAGTCCTCATCAATGAAGCGGACATTACCGAACTGGGTTTTGCCGATGGTGAGATGGTCCACCTTGTTTCCGAATTCCAAGGAACCGAGCGTCGGGCCGAACACTTCCGCATCGTCTCCTACTCCACGCCCAAGGGTTGCGCGGCCGCCTATTACCCGGAAACCAACGTCCTTGTGCCGCTGGACTCGGTTGCCGATACCAGTGGGACGCCGACGTCCAAGTCCGTCATCGTTCGTCTGGAGAGGGCCTGA
- a CDS encoding tetrahydrofolate dehydrogenase/cyclohydrolase catalytic domain-containing protein, with protein sequence MSTEVLSGKGLAALIRQRAQDEARRLESEGLRPSLAVVVATDVEATHWYVRSIERAAERAGIGCRILDLGHDATEQVLATVLKDLSAEPSVSGIILQTPLPAGVRTDELVGLIAPEKDIDGANPLSLGRLAVGQPAFAPATARAVVELLEHFQVPLAGRNVAVVGRSAVVGKPLSLLLLEKDATVTICHSKSGELGRYTQPADVVVVAAGRTGLLTGSHVSSASVVIDVGTNVLPDGSLVGDVDEASVTGVAAALSPVPGGVGSVTTALLLLHTAEAARKQAGALDPAALVLGTAG encoded by the coding sequence GTGAGTACAGAAGTGCTTTCCGGAAAGGGGCTTGCCGCACTCATCCGGCAACGGGCGCAGGATGAAGCGCGCCGCCTTGAAAGCGAAGGACTGCGCCCCTCCCTCGCTGTGGTGGTAGCAACCGACGTCGAAGCCACGCACTGGTATGTCCGGTCCATAGAGCGCGCCGCAGAACGCGCCGGTATTGGCTGCCGGATCCTTGATCTGGGGCATGACGCCACGGAACAAGTGCTGGCCACCGTATTGAAAGACCTCAGTGCTGAGCCTTCCGTCAGTGGCATCATTCTTCAGACGCCGCTGCCCGCGGGCGTTCGAACGGACGAACTGGTTGGGCTCATTGCCCCGGAAAAGGACATCGACGGCGCCAACCCACTCAGCCTGGGCCGCTTGGCTGTGGGGCAACCCGCCTTCGCTCCGGCTACCGCACGCGCCGTCGTCGAACTCCTCGAGCACTTCCAGGTTCCGCTTGCGGGAAGGAACGTAGCCGTCGTCGGGCGTTCCGCCGTGGTGGGCAAGCCGCTGTCCTTGCTCCTGCTCGAAAAGGACGCCACGGTCACCATCTGCCACTCGAAATCAGGCGAGCTTGGGCGCTACACCCAGCCAGCCGACGTCGTTGTTGTTGCCGCCGGGCGCACCGGGCTGCTGACCGGCAGCCACGTTTCGTCCGCGTCGGTAGTGATCGACGTCGGAACGAACGTACTGCCCGACGGTTCCCTGGTTGGGGACGTTGACGAAGCCAGCGTCACCGGCGTGGCCGCTGCCCTGTCACCGGTCCCGGGCGGGGTTGGCTCGGTCACCACTGCGTTGTTGCTGCTGCACACTGCTGAGGCGGCGCGGAAACAGGCTGGCGCATTGGATCCAGCTGCCTTGGTCTTGGGAACCGCTGGCTAG